One region of Agelaius phoeniceus isolate bAgePho1 chromosome W unlocalized genomic scaffold, bAgePho1.hap1 SUPER_W_unloc_1, whole genome shotgun sequence genomic DNA includes:
- the LOC143692456 gene encoding olfactory receptor 14J1-like gives MSNSSCIRHFLLLALADTRQLQLLHFCLLLGISLAALLGNGLIISAVACGHHLHTPMFFFLLNLALADLGSICTTVPKAMHNSLWDTSTISYTGCAAQLFFFLFFLGSEYYLLTVMCYDRYVSICKPLHYGTLLGSRACAHMAAAAWASAFLNALMHTANTFSLPLCHGNALGQFFCEIPQILKLSCSHSYLRELGLLSVSIYLALGCFMFIAFSYVQIFRAVLRIPSEQGRHKAFSTCLPHLAVVSLFVSTAMFAHLKPPSISSPSLDLALSVLYSVVPPALNPLIYSLRNQELKAAVWTLMTGWFQKH, from the coding sequence atgtccaacagcagctgcatcaggcacttcctcctgctggcattggcagacacgcggcagctgcagctcctgcacttctgcctcttgctgggcatctccctggctgccctcctgggcaacggcctcatcatcagcgccgtagcctgcggccaccacctgcacacgcccatgttcttcttcctgctcaacctggccctcgctgacctgggctccatctgcaccactgtccccaaagccatgcacaattccctctgggacaccagcaccatctcctacactggatgtgctgctcagctctttttctttctgttcttccttggATCAGAGTATTAtctcctgaccgtgatgtgctacgaccgctacgtgtccatctgcaaacccctgcactacgggaccctcctgggcagcagagcttgtgcccacatggcagcagctgcctgggccagtgcctttctcaatgctctcatgcacacagccaatacattttccctgcccctgtgccatggcaatgccctgggccagttcttctgtgaaatcccacagatcctcaagctctcctgctcacactcctacctcagggaactcGGGCTTCTTTCTGTTAGTATCTATTTAGCACTTGGTTGTTTCATGTTCATTGCTTTCTCCTATGtacagatcttcagggctgtgctgaggatcccctctgagcagggacggcacaaagccttttccacctgcctccctcacctggctgtggtctccctctttgtcagcactgccatgtttgctcacctgaagcccccctccatctcctccccatccctggatctggccctgtcagttctgtattcggtggtgcctccagccctgaaccccctcatctacagcctgaggaaccaggagctcaaggctgcagtgtggacactgatgactggatggtttcagaaacattaa